The genomic interval GCGACTTGCCACAGCCCGGGACGCCAGTCATGAGCACGCCCTTGGGCACGGGGAGCCCATAGGCGGCCGCTTCGTCGAGCCACGACCCGTTCCGCTTTGCCAGCCACCGCTTGAGGTTCTGAAGCCCACCGACGTCGTCGAGGTCGAGATCCGCGTTGACGTACTCCAGCAGGCCAGCCTTACGGACCGTCTGACGCTTCTCCTCCATGACGACGTGGACGTCGTCGGCGACGAGCCTGCCGTCGTTCACCATCGCCCGCGCGAAGGCGTTCGAAGCCTCGTTGAGCGTCAGGCCGAGGGCCGCCTTGGCGAGCCGCTCGCGCCCGGCATCATCGAGGTCGATGTTGATGCGTCCCGAACGGTTCGCGTCGATCATCCCGTCAAGGACTCGGCGGATCTCCTGCTCGGTCGGCAGCGGGAAGTCGACAAGCGTGATGTCCTTCTCCAGCTCGGGCGGGATGCGGAGCAGGGGCGAGACGATCACGAGCGCACGAGCATCGAGGCCCGCCTGGAACGCACCCACGACATCCCTCAGCGCGCGAACGAGCTGCGGGTCGGCCGGACGTCGCTCATCGCCGAGGTGGGCGTGCAGGTCGAGCATCACGTAGACGCCGGCACCCGGCTGGCGCTGCATCCACCGGACTGCCTGCGCGGGGTCTGTGGTGTTCCCCGCGACAGACCCGTCCGGTGCCATGAACCCCTGCGTCGCGCTCCACACGTAGACGGGTCTCACGGTCCTCATCTGCGCCTGGTCGCCGGCAACAGCCCGCACCTCGGCCAGGACCCGAGGTTCTTCGAACGACTCGACGTAGAGCACGGGAAAACGCGCGCGGAAGAGAAGCGCAAGGCTCTCCCTGAACGAAGGGGACTGCGTGGCCACGAGACTCCCATCCCTGCTCATCGGGCACCTTGGGCTGATCTTGCCAGCGCACCCCCGTCGAACGACGCCCTGAGCAACGACGCGCTGCCAACCGGTCGTCGATCTGGCGAGCTTTGAGCAGCCATGCGCCGCAATGCGGTCCGACACAACACCCCGCCACCACACGGTTCTGCCTTGCGTCCAACGACGATGGCGGCGGACTGCACGCCGCACCCGAGTACGGATGCGGCGATGGCTGGAGCTGCCGCCCGTTCGAAGGGGCGGAATGCCCGACCCGATCCCGACCCGCCTGGGTCGCGTGGCTGCGCAAGGCGCTCGGCCTGCCGCACACCCTCGTCCCGCCGCTGTGGCACCGGCACGACGAGCTCGTCTGGGAGCTCTCCGCCCTGCACACCCACTGGCTCGTCTGCTACGACCCCGACGCCTCACCGTCGGCGCCGATCACGTGGATGCGCGACGTCGCCGACGCGCTCGCCGCCCGCGACCACCTCACCGACCCCGCCCTGGACACCCACGAACTGGTCGCCGCCCAGATCTGGCGCACCATCAAGGCCCTCGGCCACCGGGGCGGGCACGTCCTGACCACTGGCGACAACAGCGCAACCCTCCTCGGCCTCCCCCGCGCGACCGGGCCGCGACACGGCTCCCTCACCGCGCACCTCTTGGGCCGACGCTCCGCCGCGCGGGCTCGCTCATCGAGCCACGCCCAGACGTCCGCCTCGTCGAGCATGAGGTGCCGTCCGATCGGATTCGCCATGGGCGCCGTCCCGCGCTTGCGCCACGAGTGGACGGCAACGCGGGTCGTGTGGCGCCTCTCGCACAGCTCGTCGAAGCGTCCAGGGCCACTAACCCTCAGACGGCCCCCAAGATGGCCCCCAAGGCCACCGCACCCCCGACATGACGAAGGCCCGGAATCGGCGGGATTCCGGGCCTGTCACCTGGTGGAGCTAGGGGGATTCGAACCCCCGACCTTCTCATGGCGGGTCATGCGACCCAGCGCTCCCGAAGTCCGTTGCTTCGATCGTCGACCGTCAACACCGCGACCGCCAGAATCGGCGGAATCTCGGCGATCCACAGGCCAACTCCACCAGGCTGGCACCGTCCGCCGGTGACAGTCAAACCTGGGCACCCTCCGTGCGACAGCCCGTGGAACTCGCGTGCAACCGGCACCTCGCGTGGAACTCGCGTGGAACCCATAACCGCGTTGGCCACGGCGTCCGGAGCAGATTCGGTCGGCATGGCGCGGAGACCGTCATCCTGGGTCCACAACCGGGCCTCGACCCACGGGGACTCCGACGACGAGCGAGTGGTTGTCGATGAGGGTCAGGGCGCACGGCGGAGGGGTCCTCCGGACGACCTGTCGAACGCGAGCTCGGATGTCGCATTCTTCGCTACGGCTCCCCGAGAGTCAACAGTTCGCCGAGAGCAACGTACGTCTGCAGGAAGATGAACCGGGCCTCGGCGACACCAACCTCGGCGTGGGTGCCCGCCGAGCACCTCTCGTAGAGGTCCGACAGTGTGCGGCGCAGCCTGTCGCGTCGGCTCTTCGGGGCGCCCGTCGAGTGAGCGTGAGCTTGCAGGCGGTTGAGGACGTTAGGCGACCCGACCGCCAACTGCACACCGTCCCCGATGTCGTACTTCTCGGGCCGGGCAGCAAAGAGATGCTCTGCGCAGGAGTCGATCAGGCGCCTGCACGTGGTCAGCGCCTGGCTCACAGACTCCGGGTCCGCGTCACGGAGCCGGTCAGACACCCGTTCGATCTTCTCGAGCGCGCTCCCGCTGGCCTCCGCGAGGGCTCCGTCCACCCGGCTCTGCGTGTCGCCGAAGAGGGTCGCCTGCAGCTCGCTGAACAGCAACTCGTGATAGATCTCGACGACCGCCGTGTACACGGTTGCAACGACCTGTCCGGTGATCCCGGAGAACGTCGCGATCGCTCGTGCGTGCGCGCCGACCTTCTGGTCGTGCTCCCGCGCCGCGATCACGACAGACTCGCCCGAGTAGTTGCCGCCACCACGGAGCGTCTGCAGCGCCTCGCGCGACGCATCGAGCATCCCCTCCACCTTCGCTAGGGGCATCGGATAGAACTTCCCGTCGTCGGCGTCAGCCCAGCGGCCCGCCCGACCGATCCACATGTTCGCAGCCGCGCCAGCGCCTGAGTACCCGTCCCGCTCGAGCCTGAGGAACTCCATCAGCTCTTCATGGTTGACCAACCGTGCGAGCCGGCTGGCCTTCAGCGCGATCTCCGATGCCTTGAGCCGCTGCATCTCGATGTCAGCTAGCAGGTCCTCGGCCAACTGCCGCGCCTCATCCGTCCTGTTCACGACGCCCATGACAGCACAGCGACAGAGGCATGCGTGTCATAGAGACGTCCAGACGGCCATGACGGTGGCGGTCCCCGGAGGGACGCTCGCCACACCCGGGCAGACAGACCGTGCCGGCGTCGAGGGCGCCGTGGCGTGGAGCTTCGCCCTACCCGAGGCAGGGCTCCGGCAAAGTCGCCGGTAGTTGGCTGGCGGGCGTGTGACCTGCGTCTTTGCAGGTGGGATGGGTGTGCGTGGGCGTGCTCGCCTCGGTTGGATCGGTAGTTCCTACACTGCCCGTCCGCCCGAGGGAACACACCCACGCGATGTCATCGTCTCCTGTCCCCGCGCCTTCGTCCAAGCCCGTCTCGCGTCAGGCGCTGCTGCTGGAGATGCTCTCTGGGGTGGAGGACCCGCGTGATCGTCGCGGGCGGCGGCACACCGTCGGCGCGCTGCTTGCGGTGGGGGTCTGTGCGGTGTTGACCGGGGCGCGCGGCTTCACAGCGATCGCGCAGTGGGCCCAGGACGCCGGCCCGGCCCGGCTGTCCGCCCTCGGCATGAACCGGGTGGCGGACGAGTCGACGTTCCGGCGCGTGTTCGCCCGCCTGGACGCCGACGCCCTCGACCAGATCCTCGGCGCCTGGGCTGTGACCCGCGCCCGGACGGTAGGCGGACGCCGGGTGCTCGCGATCGACGGCAAAGCGGTCCGCGGGGCACGCAAACGCGGGGCTGGCGTCTCGTTTCTCGTCGCGGCGCTCGACCACACCACCGGTGTCGTGGCCGGACAGATCGGCATCGACGACAAGAGCTCGGAGATCATCGCGGCGCGCACCCTGATCGAGCGGCTCGACCTGCACGGAGCGGTCGTGACGATGGATGCCCTGCACACCCAGCGCGAGACGGCCGCGAAGATCCGCGCCGCGGGCGCGGACTTCGTCCTCGTGGCGAAGGCCAACCAGAAGACGTTGCACGCCCGGCTCAAGGCGCTGCCTTGGAAGGACGTCCCCGCGTTGACCACCACCCAGCGCGGGCACGGGCGCCGCGCCACCCGCACGATCAAGGTCATCCAGGCACCCCGGTGGATCGAGTTCGCAGGCACCGTGCAGGTCGCCCAGTTGCGCCGCACCGTCACGGTCAAGGGCAAGAAGAGCGTCGAGGTCTGCTACGTAATCACCTCCGCCGACGCCCACGCCGCGGACCCGGCGACCCTCGCCGCCTGGGTCCAAGGCCACTGGACGGTCGAAGACCGCCTCCACTGGGTCCGCGACGTGACGTTCGACGAGGACCGCTCCCAAGCCGCGACCGGCGCGGCCCCGCAGGTCATGGCATCCATCAGGAACACCGGCATCGCGATCTTGCGCCTCGCCGGAGCGACGAACATCGCCCACGCCCTACGACATCACGCCCACGACCTCGACAGGCCCATCCGCGCCCTCCTCGCCGCATAACATCGCCGCAGGTCACAGGCCTAGACGACCGAGAATGCCGGAGCCCTGCTACCCGAGGGAGTCG from Xylanimonas allomyrinae carries:
- a CDS encoding AAA family ATPase, encoding MRTVRPVYVWSATQGFMAPDGSVAGNTTDPAQAVRWMQRQPGAGVYVMLDLHAHLGDERRPADPQLVRALRDVVGAFQAGLDARALVIVSPLLRIPPELEKDITLVDFPLPTEQEIRRVLDGMIDANRSGRINIDLDDAGRERLAKAALGLTLNEASNAFARAMVNDGRLVADDVHVVMEEKRQTVRKAGLLEYVNADLDLDDVGGLQNLKRWLAKRNGSWLDEAAAYGLPVPKGVLMTGVPGCGKSLTAKAIAAAWQLPLLRLDIGKVFAGLVGSSEQNMRSALRTAEAAAPCILWLDEIEKGFSGVSGDGDSGTSSRVFGSFLTWMQEKSAPVFVIATANSVDRLPPSSSARAGSTRSSSSTCLPSRSARTSGRCTCRSGWRTAWRVVRCWWTNRSARVSQRRPRGTRAPRSSRQSLRHSSRRTPTGGRWRRPTSCTRSRAWSPSA
- a CDS encoding ISAs1 family transposase, whose translation is MSSSPVPAPSSKPVSRQALLLEMLSGVEDPRDRRGRRHTVGALLAVGVCAVLTGARGFTAIAQWAQDAGPARLSALGMNRVADESTFRRVFARLDADALDQILGAWAVTRARTVGGRRVLAIDGKAVRGARKRGAGVSFLVAALDHTTGVVAGQIGIDDKSSEIIAARTLIERLDLHGAVVTMDALHTQRETAAKIRAAGADFVLVAKANQKTLHARLKALPWKDVPALTTTQRGHGRRATRTIKVIQAPRWIEFAGTVQVAQLRRTVTVKGKKSVEVCYVITSADAHAADPATLAAWVQGHWTVEDRLHWVRDVTFDEDRSQAATGAAPQVMASIRNTGIAILRLAGATNIAHALRHHAHDLDRPIRALLAA